TCGGTGGACTGTACAACGACTTGCCGGCTTAACAGTCAGCGCGCATCTTCACCCCCAGGGCCGTACGGAAACTACATCAGAGCGCCGAAGAGAAGGGCGGCGATGACCGCGCCGACGATCGGGCCGACAACGGGGATCCAGGAGTAGCCCCAGTCGCTGCTGCCCTTACCAGGAATGGGCAAAAAGGCATGGGCGATACGGGGGCCCAGGTCGCGGGCCGGGTTGATGGCGTAGCCGGTGGGGCCGCCCAACGACAGACCGATCACCCAGACCAGGAACGCCACAGGGATGATGCCAAGCGCGCCCATGTTGAGCGAGAACGGCGAACCTGACATATCACCCGTCACACCTTTGATGCCCAGAATGCCGAACATGAGGGCGAAGGTGCCGATGATCTCGCAGACCAGGTTCCAGGCCGTGTTGCGGATGGCCGGGCCGGTGGAGAAAACCGCCAACTTGAGGCCAGGGTCCTTGGTCTCGGCCCAGTGCGGGAAGTAGGCCAGGAAGACCAGGATGGCGCCCAGGATGGCGCCGATGAACTGGCCGATGATGTAGATGGGAACGTCACCCCAGGAGGTCGAGCCGGCCAGCGCCAGGCCAATGGTGACGGCGGGATTCAGGTGCGCGCCGCTGACAGACGCGGCGATGTAAGCGCCCACGAACACCGCCATACCCCATGCCGTGGTGATGACGATCCAGCCTGAGCTATTGCCTTTGGTTTTCCCAAGCAACACGTTGGCCACCACGCCATCACCCAGCAGGATCAGGAACATGGTGCCGATGATTTCACCGATCAGGATATGACCAGTAGTCATGTTCTACCTCGTTGTAGAAAGAGTGAGAAGAGGATGTCGAGCAATGAACGAACAACGTCCGACTCTTTAGAACTGCCACAGGTGTCGCTATTCGGTTGTCAGGCGCCTCCTTTCCCCAATCCCTTTGCCCCTGGGCGAATGCCCCCTGGCTGTCTCGCCCAACCCAACGTTCGGAATCCGCGCGTGCCAGCACTGCCGGGGAGCAGGAACGTCAAGGCACATGACCGGAGGGGAGTACATCATGCCAGACTCTGAACGCGAAGGGAGCTACGGATCAACAGCGCCGGCTATCGAAAACGGCGCCATTGGGGGCTATGAAACTAGAGGCGAGGGCGACACGCGGGGTCGATTGGATCCGCAGGCGCCATCGCCGGCGAGCTCTGTCAGTTCAACCTGATCTGACAAGCGGGGAGTATAGCAGCCGTTCCCCGCAAATGCAAATCCTGATGACTTGGTTGTGAACGCTAACAATACTAAGGAAAGCCCCGCCGCTGTTCTTTCAGGCTCACCCAGCGGGTGTGGCCGATGATGATATGGTCGAGCAGTTCGATGCTGAGCAGCTTGCCGGCATCGACGACCTGCCGGGTCAGGTGGATGTCTTCGGGCGAGGGGGTCGGGTCGCCGCTGGGGTGGTTGTGGGCCAGGATGATGGCGGCGGCGTTGCGGCGGATGGCCTCGCGAAAAAGCTCGGCCACGCGCACCGAGGCGCTGTTGAGCGAGCCTTTGTAGATGGTGGGCGTGGCGATGACGTAGTTGCGGCTATCGACCAGCACGGCCTTGACGTGTTCCTGCTCGGCATAGGCCACTTCCGGCGACAGCAAGCGCACGACGGCGTCGGGCGTCTGCACCTGGGGCCGGCTTTCGGGGCTGGCCAGGAGGACGCGGCGGCCCAGTTCGATGGCGGCCAGGATCTGGGAGGCTTTGGCCGGGCCGACGCCGTGGTGCTCCTGCAATTGCTCGAACCCGGCCTCGCCCAGTTCCCGCAGGCTGGAGTTGTAGTGGCGCATGAGGGCGGTGGCCATGTCGATGACGTTGATGCCCTCGGCGCCGCTGCGCAAGATGATGGCGATGAGTTCGGCGTCGCTCAGCGACGAGGCCCCATGCCGGGCCAGGCGCTCGCGCGGGCGGGCGTCGACCGGCAGATCGGCGATGGTGTAGTAGGTCAGTGAGGGCGAGGATTCGCGCATCAGGGTTCGGGCTGGCCGGCGGGCAGGTTTTGGTCGAGCATGGCGCGCAATTGGCCGCGGCGGTCGGCCGAGAGTTGCAGCCGCTGGAGCACCTGGTCGAGATGGCTTTGGAGATGTTCGGGGGCGGCGGCGGGCGCGGCGGCGGGCGGCGGCCCATTTTTCGTCTTTTTGCCGGCCTGCTGATTCTGTTCCAACCTCGCCCATCCCACCGCGTCCACCCATACTTCCACCAGGGCGCCATCGTCGGCCAGATAGGCAGCGGGCACCTCGACGATCATGGTCAGGCGGTCGTCATCGCCGAACTCGAAGGCGTGCCGCACGGCGTCGGGGTCGTGGACGCCGGTCGGTGGGCGTCCGTCCGTGGGCCTGGCCGGGGTGGTTGGCCGGGCAGGGGAGGAGGCCGGGGCCGCGACCACCGGCGGGGCCTCTGTCCTCGCCAGGGGAGGAGCGGGGGGCGGGTTTCGCTGCCCGGCGAACAAGCGCAAGGCCAGATAGACGCCGGCCAAAGCAAAGCCGCCCAGAATGAGGCCCTGAATGATCCAGTTGAGGATGAGCGTCCAGTTTGCAGTCATCGCGTGCACCGATGCGGGGGATGGGCGGAGTATAAAGGCGGCAGGGGGCAGGGGGCAAGTCGCGGGTGGCAGGTGGCAGGTCGCAAGTCGCAGGTGGCGGAGCTTGTCCTGAGTGTAACGAAGGATCGCAGATGGCCGAGATATGAACTCCCACCCTGTCTTTCCGAACGGGTCAATCCGGCGTTCTGTCGCTTCGATCCGCCAGTGAGGAATCCCCAAGCTGGAAGTTCATACGCATTGCTATCCAACTTGTCTACTTGGTTCCTTGTCTACTTGTCTACTTGTCTACTTGTTTCCTTGCCTACTTCAACACCACCGGCAGATAGAGCGCCTTCGGCCCCGTCGTCACCTGTTTAGGCTGGGCCTGGTTGTCGGACTGATCCTGGGCGTAGAAAACGACGCGGTAAGCTCCCTGCTCGCCGAAGCCGCCCGGATAGCTGACCCGATAGCGCCCGGTCTGCCCGGCCACAGGCTCCAGCCGCAGCAGCGGCGCGCCCAGATCCAATGTCGTGCTCGATGGCTCCTCGAACGAGGGCGGGTACACCGCTGCATACACCAGTTCCACCGGCTCGGAGCCGGCCTCGACCTGGGCCTCGAGGGCGCCGGAGCCGGCCGCCACCGACACCGTGGCGCTGAGGATGTGGGGCGGATTGGCGCCAAAGAAGCGGGTGACATAGCGGCCCTGGGCGATGGCCCCATCCAGCGGGCTGAGGATGCCATCGCCGTTGTCGTCCATCAACGGGGCCTGGCGGTTGCCGGTCGTCTGCACGGCCGCCCGCGCCTGGTCGAAGCAGGCTTTCAGGCTGCCGCTGGCCGAGATGCAGGAGAAGAAGGCGTCGGAGAAGTAGGCGCCCTGGGCCGAGGCATAGGCGTTGAAATCACGATTGGTGGAGGTGATGACCACGCGGCCGGGCTTGGAGAGGCTTTGAAGGGGGTCGCCGACGCGGTCGATGAAGCTGCCGGAATGGCAGGCTTCGATGACGATGTTGATCTCGTCGGCCCCAACGGCGTTCTCCAGGTTCGTCAGCCAGCCATCGAGACTGGCCGGGGTCACGCGGCCGGCGGCGCTGCAGCCATCGACGCAAAAATAGTCGATCTCGCCGTGATCCATCAGGTAGAGGAAGAGCGGTTTGCCGGGGCCGATGCGGCCGCCAGCAGCGGCCCAGCCTTCGATGGCCTGCTGCAAGGCGGCGGGGCTGGCGATGGCGTCGTTGTCGCTGTCGCCATCGCCGTCGGCATCCTGCGAGGTGGGGGCGAGATAGTAGATGTCGTCGTCACTGAACCCGGCCCCGCGATAAACGCGGTAGGCGCGGTTGGCGGCGTTGTCGATGTTGGTCTGCAGGCTGAAGGTTTCGTTGTGCCCCGCCAGGATGATCACCGCACCGGCGGCGCCGGTCGGACGGTTGATGGTCATCGTCTGAACGCCCTCGTTGCCCACGGCGTCGAAGGCAGTGACCTGGATGGCGTTGGCGCCCGGCCCCAGGCTGACGCTGGCGATCTGGAACTGGTCGCTGGCCCCCTCCAGGCTGTAGTCCCACCACTCCAGGTTGCGGGTGAGATTGCGCACACGCACGCGGCTGAGGTTCTCGCCGGCATCTGCGGCCACACCGCCCAGAGCGATGGCAGCTTGCGTGGTGGTGAAGACGTCGGTGGCGCCGGGCTGCTCGACCGTAACCGTGGGATGCGTGGCATCTTGGGGGGCCAGTGGCCGGCACGAGACCTCGACCGATTTGTCGCCCTCGTTGCCGCTGAAGTCGATGGCGCTCACCCGGATCTTGTAGAGGGCGCCGGTGGTGAGGCCGCCCAACTCGAAGTAGGTCAGGTCGCCGCCAGCAACTTCTTCGGCGCCGTTGACAGTGTTGCCTTCGTTGGCGTAGTAGACGACATAGGCGGCGACATCGTAGTCGGCGCTGCGTTGCCATTGGATGGCCAACGTGGTCGGGTTCTTGGCGGCGCAGCGGGGCGAGCGGGGCCGGGCGGGTGGGGTCTGGTCGCGGGTGACGCTGACATCATAGTTGGTGGTCAGGCCAAAGACCGCCGGATCGTGCTGCTGGAAGCGCAGGTAATAGGTGGCGGTGCGGGTGGCGTTGAACTCCAGGCGCAAGGTGCGGCCAAAGGCGTTCTCCTCGCTCTCGAATGCCGGGCGCACGCAGTTATCGAACAGGTAGACGACAGCATCGTTGTCCGGGCCGACGTCGCTGGTCTCGATGATGTAGGTGCGGCCGGCCTCGGCATTGAACTTGACCCAGTCCTGGTCGCCCGGCTTGTGGAAGGTGTGTGTCTGGATGGCGCCATCGGCGGTGATCGTTTTGCCATCGAAGCAGGCATCGTCGTTTTCGTAGGCGTCGCCGGGGAGGGAAGTGGCCGTCGGGGTGGGGGTGACGGTGGGGGTGGGGGTGACGGTCGGCGTCTCGGTAGCGGGGGGGGTGATGGTGGGCGTGGGCGTGATCGTGGGCGTGGGGGTTTCGGTGGCGGTGGGCGTCACGGTCGGCGTCGTGCTGAAGTCGATGACGAATTTGGCAACAAAAGCGTCGGAAGCGCCGCCCGCAAACGAGCCGTGCGTAGCCGGGAAATCGGGCGAACCGGCGCCGCCATCCAAGAACAGATGCCCTTGCGCGTTCATCGCCAGCCCGCGGCTGGCGTCGTTCCCGCTGCCGCCGAAATAGCTGCCGTACAGCAACGCGGCCCCGTCGGCTGAGATCTGGGCCAGGATGACATCATTGCCCCCGTTCGGGGTGGCGTCGAAGCCAACGGCGGTGGTCGGAAAGTCGGTGGAGGCCGAGCCGCCGGCCACGAAGACGGCGTTGCCGGCGTCGAGCGCCAGCCCCGAGGCGCCGTCGGTGGAGTTGCCGCCCAGGTAGGTGCTGAAGATGAGGCCCGAGCCAGATGCATTCAGCCTGGTGATGAAAGCATCGCTGTCGCCGGTCAGATTGCGGTCGTAGGCCCCGGCCGTGGTCGGGAAGTCGGAGGAGAGGGTGTTGCCGGCGATAGTGGCGTTGCCATCGGCATCCACCACCACGCTGTCGCTGTTTTCTTCTTTGCCGCCGCCGACAAAGGTCGAGAAGACGATGGCACCGGTGGCGGCGTCGGCCTTGAGGAGATAGGCGTCGCGCTCGCCGTTGAAGGTGGTGTCGTAGGCGCCGGCGGTGGTTGGGAAGTTGGCCGAAAAGACGCCGCCGGTGATGTAGACGAAGCCGCCGCTGAGGGCGATGTCCTCCGGTTCGTCGTAGTCGCTGCCGCCGTAGTAGGTGCTGAAGACAAGGGGGCTGCCGGCTTGGGGGGCGATCTTGCTCAGGAAGACATCGCGCACGCCGTTGAACGAGGTATCGGGGGCGCCGAAGGTGGTGGGAAAGTCGGAGGAGACGGTGCCGCCGGTGACGAGGATCATGCCCGCCGCATCCACCACCATATCGTCGCCGACCTCGTTGGCGCTCCCGCCCAGATAGGTGCTGTAGAGCAAGGCGCCGCCGGCGGCGTCGAGTTTGGCCACGAAGACATCCTGGCCGCCGTTGTACGACCGGTCGAGGGCGCCGGCGGTGGTGGGGAAATCGGTCGAGTTGGTGTTTCCGCTCAGATGGGCGTTGCCGGCGGCATCGACGTCAAGGCCAAAGGCCCAGTCGGAGTTGCTGCCGCCGAGCACGCTGACATACCCCAGGCTGCCGTCAGGCAGAATTTTGGCCACGAAGGCATCGCGGTTGCCGTTGAACGAGGGGTCGAAACTGCCGGGCGTGGTGGGAAAATCGCCAGAACGCGTGTAGCCGGCCACGAAGACGGCGCCATCGTCAGCCAGGGCCACTTCGTAGCCCTCATCATCGCCGCTGCCGCCGATCAGCCGCGAAAAGACCAGGTCAGTCGAACGCGGCGCGACGGCAGCCCGGCTCTGTTCGGTCCGATTGGCGAAGGGGGAGCGTATGAGATCGCCCTCGATGCGGGCGGCGCCTGGGGCCGGGTCGCGGCTGGGGGTGAGGAGCGGCCAGGTGAGATCGCCGGCGGCCGTGCTCAGGAGGAGGTGATCCCCATCCCGGCGGATGGAGGAAGCGCCCTCGACCCGCATCGCCACCTGATCCCAGGCGCCATCGCCTGACCCCACCAGGCGCAGAGCCAGCCGGCCGTCCTCCTCTCCCATCTCCAGATCCAAGCCCGGATACAAGTCCCGATAGCGCACACCGCCCCAGGCAGGCGCGCCGGCTTGCCAGCCGGCGGGGTCGGCGCCGCGAAAGAAGGAGACGCGGGTCGCCAGCCGGTCGAAGGGCTGGAGTTGGGACCGGGGCCGGCTGCCGGGGAAGGTGATCTTGAGATGGATGCCGGCGCCCTCGTCGCCGGCCGTCTGCGTCAGCCAAATGGCGTCCTCGGCCAGCCAGACATCACCCGCCCCGCCCAGAAGTCGAAAGCGGGCCGGGGCGCTGTACTGGCCGACGTTTTCGACGAAGACGAGCGACGACTGGCCCGGCGACAGCGACACGAGAGCATCGGGTCTGGCCTGGCCCGCAGCCGCCAGACCCAGCGACAAGATCGCCAGGAACAAGAACAAGGGAATGGAGGGATGGAGGCGACGCATGGGATCCTAAACGATGTGAGGATGGCGCCCCTGCCAAAACCCAACCCAGGGCAGGGACAGCGCAAAGCATACAACGAGACGCCAGCGAAAGCGGTAAGCCAGCGCCAAATCGCCCGATTCAGTCTTCAGCGGGCGGCGAAGTAGGCGATGGTGACGCCATCGCCGCCTTCGCCCTGCTCGCCGGTGCGGAAGTTGGCGACGAGGCCATGATTGCGGAGGGCATCGCGCACCACCTGCCGCAGCGCGCCCGTGCCCTTGCCGTGGATGATGCGCACCCACGGCAGGTCGGCCAGATAGGCGTCGTCCAGATAGCCGTCCAGGGCTTCGAGGGCCTCGTCCACGCGGTAGCCGCGCAGGTCCAGCTCCATGCCGGGGGAGGCCGGAGCCGCGACATGCCGGGGTGCAGCCGGCGCGACCGTTTGGGGGCGCTCGCGCAGTTCGAGATTGCCGACCGGTATCTTGAGCCGAAAAGCGCCCATCTGGATCTCGGCCTCGTTCTCGCTCAGCAGGGCGTGAACCGAGCCGCTGCCATGCAGGCTCTCGACCCAGACGATGTCGCCCACCTGCAATGGCCCAACCGGGCGGAGGGGGGCGTCGGCCCGCTCTGGCAGCTTGCGGGCGGCCTCTTGCCGGGTCTGGAAGGCTTTTTCGGCTTCGGCCAGGAAGCGGTCGTGCTGGCTGGGCGCGGCGGGGCCGCCGCTGCGGTCGAAGCGAGCGCGCACGCGGGTGATTTCCTCCCGGATCGCTTCGAGTTCGGCTTGAGCTTCGGCGCGGGTCTCGTTGAGGACGGCGCGGCGGGCTTCTTCGATCTTGGCCAGTTGCGCCCGCAGTTCGGCCTCGCGGGCTGCAACCATGCGCTCCGTCGCTTCTGTCTTCTGTTGCGCGCGTTTGGCAGCGTCGCGCGCCGCCCGGATCTCGGCCAGCAGGCTGTCGGCGGCCAGGCTTTCGGGCTGGACGAGGGTTTCGGCGGCATCGACCAGCGGCCGGGGCACGCCCAGGCGCCGGGCGATGGCGAGGGCGTTGGAGCGACCGGGCAGACCGATGGTCAGCTCGTAGGTGGGGCTGAGCGTCTCCAGGTCGAACTCGACCGAGGCGTTGACGATGCCGGGGGCGCTGTGGGCGAAGAGCTTGACTTCGGAGTAGTGGGTGGTGGCGGCGGCGGGGATGCCGCTATCGCGCAGGTGGGTGAGCAGGGATCGGGCCAGGGCCGAGCCTTCCTCCGGGTCGGTGCCGGCGCCCAGTTCGTCCAGCAGGACAAGGGTGTGCGGGGTGGCGTCGCGCAGGATGCGGACGATGTTGGTCATGTGCGAGGAGAAGGTGCTCAGGCTTTGCTCGATGCTCTGTTCGTCGCCGATGTCGGCGTAGATGCCCTCGAACAGAGTCAGGCGGCTGCCGGGTTTGGCCGGGATGGCGAGGCCAGCCTGGGCCATCAGCGCCAGCAGCCCGGCGGTCTTGAGGCTGACGGTTTTGCCGCCGGTGTTGGGGCCGGTGACGACGACGATGAAGAAGTCGTCGCCGAAGTGGAAGTCGATGGGGACGACGGCCCGCGGGTCGAGCAGGGGATGCCGGGCCTGGCGCAGTTCGAGGACGACGCCGGGGTGCTGTTCGGGCTTGAGCTGGGGGTCGCGGTGGAATCCCAACAGTTCGGGCTGGTTGGCGTGGAGGTCGTCGGCAAAGTGGGCGCGAGCCAGGATGAGGTCGAGTCCGGCCAGCGCCTGCAGCGTGGTCTCGATGTAGGGCGCTTCGTCGGCCACGAGTTCGCTCAACTCGCGCAGGATGCGGTTGACCTCGTCCTGTTCTTCCATTTGCCGTTGCCGCCAGTCGTTGTTCAGCTCGACGATGGCGAGCGGCTCGACGAAGAGGGTGGCGCCGCTGCCCGACTGGTCGTGGATGATGCCGGGGATGCGGCCCTTGAACTCGGCCCGCACCGGCACCACATAGCGGCCCTGGCGCTGGGTGACGAGGTTCTCCTGCAAGTAGACGGCGTTGTCGGGGTTGTGCGCGATGCGCTGGATGCGGTCGAGGAGGCGGTCTTGCAGCACCCGGACTTCGGCCCGCAGCCGGGCCAGCTTGGGGCTGGCGCTGTCCATGACCTCGGCCCGCTCGCTGATCGCCCGGCCGATTTCGGCGGCCACATGCTCCAGATCCTGGATCGGCTCGCCCCATTCGGCCAGGGCGGGGTAGCGTTGGGCGTTGGCCAGCAGGATGTGGCGGATGCGGCGGGCGCGCAGGAGGGTGGAGCGGACGGTCAGGAGGTCGATGGGGGCCAGGGTTCCCCCGCGCTCGGCCTGGGCCAGGAGGCCGCGCAGGTCGTGGACGCCGCCCAGGTGAAGGTCGGTCTGTTGGGGGGCCAGCGAGCGCGCTTCCTCGGTCTCCTGCTGCCACAGGCGGGCCTCGCCCAGGTCGGTGGAGGGCCGCCAGGCGAGGGCGAGTTCTTTGCTGATCTCGAAGCTGCAATAGGCGGCCAGCCGGGCGAGGATTTTGTCGAATTCGAGGACGCGCAGGGTGTGGTCGTTCATGGCGGGGGAAGCATAGCCAGGAGGGGCGGACTTTGCAAAGTGCGCCCTTCTGCTTTCCCTGTTCCGCACTTACGAAACGCCCAACTCAGCCGTTGCCCAGCACAGACAGGATACAGTCGCACACGAAGTCGACTTCCCCTTCAGTCATGTCAGGATACATGGGCAAAGTCACGATCCTGGCAGCCACACAATCGGTCACGGAGAGATCATGAGGATGGGACTGTTGGCGATACCAGAGGCTGTGATGTACGGGCGGGTCGAAGTGCACCGACGCGCCCACGCCCAGTTTGCGCAGTTCCTGGACGAAGCGATCCCGATCCCCTTGCTTGAGCTTGATCGTGTACATTTGGTAGACATGGGTGGCCTGTGGGTGCACCACCGGCAGGTCGATCGCTTCGATATCGGCCAGGCGAGCACTATAGGCAGCCGCAAGCTGCTGGCGGCGTGCATTCATGGCATCGAGTCGCCCCATCTGGGCATAACCGACCGCCGCCAGCACGTTGCTCAGGCGGAAGTTGTAGCCAGGTTCGACCGCGGAGCGATACCAGGGCAGGGCCTCTTTTTCGCGCTCGTAGGTAGTCTTGGGCACACCATGGCTGGCAAGCACGCGCACACGGGCAGCCAGAGCGCCGTTATCGGTCGTCAACATGCCGCCTTCGCCCGTGGTCAGGTTCTTGGTGGGAAAAAAGGAGAAGCAGCCGGCCCCGAACGTCCCTGCCTGCCGGCCAGCAAAGGTGGCGCCGAGGGTTTCGGCTGAGTCCTCGATGAGCGCCAACCCGTGCCTGCTGGCAATCTCTGAGATCGCATCCATCAGGCAGGGCTGCCCGGCGAAGTGAACGGGCATGATCGCCTCCGTGCGCGGCGTGATGGCAGCTTCGATGGCGGCCGGCAAGATATTGCAGGTGTCGTAATCGATATCGACTAGAACCGGGGTGGCACCGGCCGTGACAACCGCATTGGCCGAGGCCACAAAGGTGAAGCTGGGCAGGATGACTTCACCGCTGATGTCTTGGGCTTTGAGGGCGAGGAAGAGGGCGGAGGTGCAGGAATTGAGGGTGATAGCGTGCTTGACGCCGAGGTATTCAGCGAAAGCGTGCTCGAATTTGTGGTTGAAAGGGCCATGCGCCAACCAGCCCGAGGTCAGGGCTTCGCGGGCCTGGTCAAGTTCGGCGTCGCTGATAGAAGGAATACAAAGCGGGATGTTCATAGTTTGACCAAATCCGTGTTAATCCGTGAAATCCGCGTCCGAAAGAAACAGTCTAGCCCCACATCAAAGGCTGTGTTCGCGAACAAAGTGAACATACTCGGCCACGCCCTCTTCCAGGCTGTATTTGGGGTCGTAGCCCAGCAGTCGTCGGGCTTTGCTGATGTCGAGCGCGCCGCGGGTGGGTCGCTTGAGGTCGGCCTCGCCGACGATGGTTTTCAGATCGGGGAAGTGCCGGCGCAGGATTTCGGCCAGTTCCAGCAATGAGCGACCCTCGCCGCGCGTGATATTGAAGGTCTCGCCAGCGGCGTCGGGGTGCAGCGCCGCCAGGACGAAGCCCTCGGCCACATCTTTGACATAGCTGAAATCCAGCCGGTCCGTGCCGCCGCCGTGCAGCACCAACTCCTGCCCCTGCATGGCTCGCTCGATGAAAAGTTGGACGATGCGGCCATTGACATCGGTGGGGCCATAAACGGCGGAAGGGCGCACCACCGCGTGCTCGAAGCCAAAACGCTGGCCATAGACCCGCGTCAGGATCTCGCCCGTCAACTTGGTGCCGCCGTAGACTTCCTTGGGATTGAGGGGGTGGTCTTCGGGGCAGGGCGTCTGCTGGAAGTCGCCGTAGACCATGCTGGAGGAGCAGTAGACCACGCGCTTGACGCTGCCCGCCTCTTTGACGGCCTCGAGCAGGTTGGCCGTGCCGAGGACGGTGTGCTCGATGGCGCCGCGGCTGTCCTTGTTGGCGGTGGTGGCGACGGCAATGGCGGCCAAGTGGATGACGATCTCGGGCCGATACTGAAGCATCGCCTCTCTGATCTGGCTGGCGTCGCGCAGGTCGCCGCGGATAACCTCAGCGCCGCCCAGGGTGGCATAGCGGAGTTCGAGATAACGCCGATGGCTGGGCTGCGCGTTGGCGGGCAGGTGCTCGCAGCCGTCGAATACGACGACCTCATGGCCGAGTCCGGCCAGGCGTTGGGTGATGGCGGCGCCGATGAAGCCGGAGCCGCCAGTGACAAAGAGCTTTAGGTGGTCTGGTTGCAGGAAGAAAAGCGAGGTCATGGCTTCAATCATTGAATTAGGTGCAGTCAAGCTACAGGATACACGCACGCGGTCGTTTCATCCAACCACGACACACAGTGATTATTGGCGCGAGCTTATGTGGATGCGTATACTGACCCGCCATGAGACGTGGCTATTAGCGACAATGACAAAGGAGGCAAGTATGAATCTCAGGACCCGTTTCACAGTGATCTGGTACTCTCTCGTCCACTTCCGACCCTTGGAAAGGCGGCTTCTCGCAGTGGCCGTCGTTGGTCTCGTGGCTTCAGTGGTGTCCACGGCGGCCGGCAACACACGGTTGGGATTGTGGCTGGCCATTGGTACGCTGATTGTAGATGTCCTGCTATTTCTTGTCGATTTGTATTTCTTACCGAAGCCGCGCGTGTCGGATATGGAGCGTGAACAGCTCAACTATCTTGAGTACAGGGGGAGCGATCCTGTTCCATTAGGCGCTTTGATGCCATCTCCCCAAGAAAAGCAAGAAGGTTTCTCTACTGTCGAATTGACAAGCAATGAATCCGTTATCTTGAGCAATGACATTGATATACGTTTATTTGAAGATAAGCACATCGAAGTTAGGCTAAGGCCAAAATATGAAAGTAGGATCATTGCTCGTTGGCAAGACCAGTGGGAAGATATGCAGGATTTTCTTGTATTGTATTCACAGGGAAAGCCGCTTTGGAACGAGGATAAATTAGCTCTTTGTTCTCCACTTGAAAGAAATACTGAAGTTGTTCATCTTGGCAAGACGACATATTTTACATCTATTGTAACTAATGAAGCCTGCACTCATCGCATTAAGAGCAAATCAAGAGTTATTAGAGACCTCCGAATCATGTTTCCATAT
The Caldilineales bacterium DNA segment above includes these coding regions:
- a CDS encoding DegT/DnrJ/EryC1/StrS family aminotransferase, whose product is MNIPLCIPSISDAELDQAREALTSGWLAHGPFNHKFEHAFAEYLGVKHAITLNSCTSALFLALKAQDISGEVILPSFTFVASANAVVTAGATPVLVDIDYDTCNILPAAIEAAITPRTEAIMPVHFAGQPCLMDAISEIASRHGLALIEDSAETLGATFAGRQAGTFGAGCFSFFPTKNLTTGEGGMLTTDNGALAARVRVLASHGVPKTTYEREKEALPWYRSAVEPGYNFRLSNVLAAVGYAQMGRLDAMNARRQQLAAAYSARLADIEAIDLPVVHPQATHVYQMYTIKLKQGDRDRFVQELRKLGVGASVHFDPPVHHSLWYRQQSHPHDLSVTDCVAARIVTLPMYPDMTEGEVDFVCDCILSVLGNG
- a CDS encoding NAD-dependent epimerase/dehydratase family protein, with translation MTSLFFLQPDHLKLFVTGGSGFIGAAITQRLAGLGHEVVVFDGCEHLPANAQPSHRRYLELRYATLGGAEVIRGDLRDASQIREAMLQYRPEIVIHLAAIAVATTANKDSRGAIEHTVLGTANLLEAVKEAGSVKRVVYCSSSMVYGDFQQTPCPEDHPLNPKEVYGGTKLTGEILTRVYGQRFGFEHAVVRPSAVYGPTDVNGRIVQLFIERAMQGQELVLHGGGTDRLDFSYVKDVAEGFVLAALHPDAAGETFNITRGEGRSLLELAEILRRHFPDLKTIVGEADLKRPTRGALDISKARRLLGYDPKYSLEEGVAEYVHFVREHSL